From the Mahella australiensis 50-1 BON genome, the window ATATTTGCCGCTAATACAATATATATTCTAGGAATGCGCAGTTCGGCTCCTCTTGCACAATTTCTGGGATATTACCTAAGCTTTATACTGCCCAATGTACGCGTCGTTACCTCAGGAGTCAGCGACGTATTCGAGCAGATGATTTGGATATCGGATAAAGATTTGCTTATAGGTATAAGCTTTCCACGTTACTCCAGCCGCACGGTAGAGGCTGTTCAATTTGCCAAAGAAAGAAAGGCTAAAGTGGTGGCTATGACCGACAGCCACCTTTCTCCGTTGACAAAGTGGGCCGATTATACATTATTGGCTCGCAGCGATATGGCCTCGTTTGTGGATTCACTGGTAGCACCGCTTAGCCTCATAAATGCGCTCATAGTGGCCGTAGGGCAGCGCAAGCGCGGCGATGTATCGATGTATTTTGGCGAGTTGGAGAAGATATGGAGTCAATACCACGTGTATGTGGGTAAGGAGAAGGATGAGTAGGTGGTATATGGTAAGGCACGGCCAAACGCTGTGGAATTTAGAAGGCAAAACCCAGGGCCAATGCGACATACCGTTGAGCGATAAAGGGAGGCAACAAGCGTGTGCTGTAGCCAAAGCGTTTGAGGGATACGACGTATCCAATATATTTTGCAGTGACCTCGAGCGGGCCCGTGAGACGGCAGAAATAATAGGGGAGAAAATAGATGCGCCTATCGATTTCTTGCCGGAGCTTCGCGAAATGAATCTGGGTTGCTGGCAAGGGCTGACATCGCAGATGCTTAGTGCTCGTTATCCTCAGGATTATAATCTTTGGCGTACTGATCCGAGCAGAGTCATTATAAGCGGCGGCGAATCTTTAGAGTCATTCAGGCGACGTATACGTTATTGTATTGAGATTATAATTTCCAATGAATGTGGAAAAGATATAATCGTAGTAAGTCATGGATTGACGTTAAAGGTACTGACATTGGAATTGCTCGGCATGGATATAAGACATTTTAATTCTATAAGGATGGATAACGCCAGCGTAACCGCTGTAGAGCTTAGAGAGAAGGGAAATGTACTTGTATGGCTTAACGATACCTGTCATTTGCGCTAGCTATGATGTGGTAGTGGTCGGAGGAGGCGCTGCCGGCATGATGGCTGCGGGGACCGCTGCCAGCCGCGGTAAGCGCGTTTTGTTGATTGAACGCAATGAAAAGCCGGGCAAGAAAATATATATAACCGGTAAAGGCCGGTGCAACGTTACAAATGCATCGGATTTAAACGCTTATATGAGGAACATACCTACTAACCCAAGATTTTTATATTCGGCTTTGAGCCGATTTTTTAACAATGATTTGATAGCTCTGCTGGACGATATGGGTGTACCTACTAAAATAGAACGCGGCAATAGGGTCTTTCCGGCATCAGATAAGTCCAGCGATATCATAAAGGGATTATACAGATATGTGGAACAAAACGGCGCGGATGTATGGTTTAATACACGTGTCAAGGATATAATGGCGGAGAATAACGCTGTAAAAGGGGTTGAACTTTATGATGGCAGGTTGGTTGAGGCAACTAGCGTAATCCTGGCCACAGGTGGTCTGTCATATCCTACTACAGGTTCTACGGGTGATGGTTATACTATGGCTGAACGATTGGGCCACACCATCAAGCCGCTTATGCCATCACTGGTACCTCTGGATATAGTCGAGGATTGGGTGAAAAGCCTGCAAGGATTATCCTTAAAAAATGTTAAACTATCTGCTTATGCTGGCGGCAAACGATTTTTTGAAGAACAGGGAGAGATGCTGTTCACGCATTTCGGTATCTCTGGCCCGCTTGTCTTGACACTAAGCCGATACATGCTCGACCACAATGTAACTGATATAGAGATCGTACTAGATTTAAAGCCGGCTTTGACGCTACAACAACTGGATGAACGCATAAGAAGGGATTTTTCAAAGTATAATAATAAGCAATTTAAGAATTCCTTAGGTGATCTTTTGCCCCAAAAACTGATACCTGTTATAGTGGAACTATCCCATATAGAACAAGATAAACCCGTTAATCAGATCACCAAAGAAGAAAGGCGTAACTTGGTGGAAATGTTAAAGGAGTTGAAAATGCACGTATTAGGTCTACGTTCATTCAAAGAGGCTGTTATAACGCACGGAGGCGTGGATGTTAGAGAGATAGACCCTAAGACTATGGAATCAAAGCTGGTAAAAGGGTTATATTTTGCCGGAGAGATCATCGATGTGGACGCTTTGACGGGAGGATATAATCTTCAAATAGCTTTTTCTACCGGTTACCTAGCCGGTGCCAGTTGCTGAAAGGATGTTCGAGCAGTTGTATAAGAGAATAATCAATAATATGGAGAAGTTTGAAAGAAAGCTTAGCGTTGCGCTTATGACGACGCTTATATTAATGGTAGTGTCACAGGCATTTTTATTTTTCTATTCAGACCACATGCCTTTGAACAGAGCGGCAAGATTAGAAGGTCAATCGTTGCATAGCAACAATATAGCATGGCAGCAACAAGCGCACTTGGTGCTTCACATAGAGGCACAAAGTCCATACTCCGGCGGTGTCTATGCTATGATAAATGGAGAGAGACGAGTGCTGCTGCGTAGTGAGGATACTTTGGTAGTTGTATATGACGGGGACATATTGGAGATAGACGGCAGCGATTATCAAGGAACGGTTGTGCTTACCATAAAGGATGCCGATAGGATAATAGAGCAGCCGGAGATCGGACAGAAGCTTGTAGTAACCGGTCGTATAGAAAAATGGGGCAAAATCGAATTTAAAAAATAGTTATTGAAATGGAGAGCATAGTGTTATACAATATATTGTATGAAGAATATGACCGAGCTTCTATATATAGATATAACGAACAGGGGGTTATGACTTGAAACTTACTGATAATGCAATTAAAGTACTTGAAAAACGTTATTTGGCAAAAGACGAGCAAGGAAACATCATTGAAACGCCGGAGCAAATGTTTAGGCGAGTGGCCCATCATGTGGCTCAAGCCGATTCCATATATGATCCCAAAGTTGACGTGTCCAAAACCGAACAAGAATTCTACGATATTATGACCGAGCTGGAATTTTTACCGAATTCTCCTACGCTTATGAATGCGGGCAGGCCATTGGGACAGCTTTCGGCGTGCTTTGTCCTGCCCATAGAAGATTCTATGGAGGGTATCTTTGATTCTGTAAAAAATGCGGCGCTCATTCATAAAAGCGGCGGGGGAACTGGCTTTAGCTTCTCGCGCTTGCGCCCGAAGGGGGCTACCGTGCGCTCTACCGGTGGTGTGGCCAGCGGCCCGGTCAGTTTCATGAAGGTATTCAATGCGGCCACCGAAGCGGTAAAGCAAGGCGGCACCCGTCGAGGCGCAAACATGGGCATACTTCGCGTGGATCATCCCGATATACTGGAGTTTATACAGTGTAAGAAGGATAACAGCGACATAACCAATTTCAATATAAGTGTTGGCATAACCGAAAAATTTATGGAAGCGGTAGAGAAGGATGAAGAATACGATCTCATAGACCCTCATACGGGCAAGATAACGCGGCGTCTCAGAGCCAGACAAGTATTTGATCTTATCGTCGATATGGCTTGGCATAATGGGGAACCGGGCATAGTATTTCTTGACCGCATCAATAAGGATAATGTGGTGCCGGCTCTTGGAGAGATAGAAAGCACCAACCCGTGCATTACTGGAGATACGTGGGTACTTACTGAGAACGGACCTGAACAAGTAGTTAATATATTGGGCAAGCAAATATCCCTTGCATTGAATGGAGATTTTTATTCCTCATCAGAAATAGGATTCTTTAAAACGGGCAGTAAATCCACTATAAGTATACGTACCGATAAAGGATATAAAATAGAAGTTACGCCTGACCATAAAA encodes:
- a CDS encoding NAD(P)/FAD-dependent oxidoreductase codes for the protein MYLYGLTIPVICASYDVVVVGGGAAGMMAAGTAASRGKRVLLIERNEKPGKKIYITGKGRCNVTNASDLNAYMRNIPTNPRFLYSALSRFFNNDLIALLDDMGVPTKIERGNRVFPASDKSSDIIKGLYRYVEQNGADVWFNTRVKDIMAENNAVKGVELYDGRLVEATSVILATGGLSYPTTGSTGDGYTMAERLGHTIKPLMPSLVPLDIVEDWVKSLQGLSLKNVKLSAYAGGKRFFEEQGEMLFTHFGISGPLVLTLSRYMLDHNVTDIEIVLDLKPALTLQQLDERIRRDFSKYNNKQFKNSLGDLLPQKLIPVIVELSHIEQDKPVNQITKEERRNLVEMLKELKMHVLGLRSFKEAVITHGGVDVREIDPKTMESKLVKGLYFAGEIIDVDALTGGYNLQIAFSTGYLAGASC
- a CDS encoding MurR/RpiR family transcriptional regulator; this translates as MSDNDDLLVRIKEHYQSMSKGQKLIAEYIMAHYEKAAFMTASRIGEQVGVSESTVVRFADLLGYDGYPALQKALRELIRNKLTTVQRIEMSADFNDPNVLFKTVLKSDINNIRSTIEDIDEDTFNSVIDNIFAANTIYILGMRSSAPLAQFLGYYLSFILPNVRVVTSGVSDVFEQMIWISDKDLLIGISFPRYSSRTVEAVQFAKERKAKVVAMTDSHLSPLTKWADYTLLARSDMASFVDSLVAPLSLINALIVAVGQRKRGDVSMYFGELEKIWSQYHVYVGKEKDE
- a CDS encoding histidine phosphatase family protein, which translates into the protein MSRWYMVRHGQTLWNLEGKTQGQCDIPLSDKGRQQACAVAKAFEGYDVSNIFCSDLERARETAEIIGEKIDAPIDFLPELREMNLGCWQGLTSQMLSARYPQDYNLWRTDPSRVIISGGESLESFRRRIRYCIEIIISNECGKDIIVVSHGLTLKVLTLELLGMDIRHFNSIRMDNASVTAVELREKGNVLVWLNDTCHLR